In one Heteronotia binoei isolate CCM8104 ecotype False Entrance Well chromosome 1, APGP_CSIRO_Hbin_v1, whole genome shotgun sequence genomic region, the following are encoded:
- the LOC132586959 gene encoding uncharacterized protein K02A2.6-like, whose protein sequence is DVAARSARDPVLSRVLDWAHKGCLLWGNRVVIPKPLQDQVLRALHEAHPGIVRMKALARSYVWWPGLDAEIEAWVKRCPTCQVSRPDPPRGPAQSWESTKTPWSRLHMDFAGPFHGRTLLILVDSYSKWLEVVQVPSPSSQATITVLRAIFATHGLPETIITDNGTAFTSAVFQDFLARNLIRHIRSAPFHPATNGQAERMVRTAKEALNRLGPSDWPKDMACFLMAYRTTPTASTGRSPAELLMGRRITTLLDKLH, encoded by the exons gacgttgctgcccgctccgctcgtgatccagtcctctcccgtgtcttggactggg cccacaaaggctgcctactatggggcaacagagtcgtcatccccaaacccttgcaagaccaagtgctgagagccctgcacgaggcacacccgggcatagtccgcatgaaggctctcgcacggagctatgtctggtggcccggcctcgatgcagaaattgaggcttgggttaaaaggtgcccgacatgccaggtgtcaaggcctgaccccccacgtggcccagcgcaatcatgggaatccaccaaaaccccctggtcaagactgcatatggactttgctggccccttccatgggcggactctactcatactagtggattcatactccaagtggttggaggtggtccaggtgccctcgccatcgtcgcaggcgaccatcacagttttgagggccatctttgcaacccacgggttgccggagaccatcatcaccgacaacggcacagcattcacgtccgcagtgttccaggacttcttggccaggaacctcatcaggcacattcgctctgccccgtttcatccagccaccaacggccaggcagagcggatggtgcgcacggcaaaggaggccttgaaccgtctgggcccctcagactggccaaaagacatggcgtgtttcctaatggcctaccggaccacacccaccgcctccacaggtcgcagtccagccgaactcctcatgggccgccgcatcaccaccctgctggacaagctgcac